One window from the genome of Vanessa tameamea isolate UH-Manoa-2023 chromosome 13, ilVanTame1 primary haplotype, whole genome shotgun sequence encodes:
- the Mhc gene encoding myosin heavy chain, muscle isoform X25: protein MPKPQVQEGEDPDPTPYLFVSLEQKRIDQSKPYDGKKACWVPDEKEGFVQGEIKATKGDLVTVNLPGGEEKTLKKELLSQVNPPKFEKVEDMADLTYLNEAAVLHNLRQRYYAKLIYTYSGLFCVAINPYKRFPVYTFRCAKLYRGKRRSEVPPHIFAISDGAYVNMLTNHENQSMLITGESGAGKTENTKKVIAYFATVGAAQKKDPTQDKKGSLEDQVVQTNPVLEAFGNAKTVRNDNSSRFGKFIRIHFGPSGKLAGADIETYLLEKARVISQQALERSYHIFYQMMSGSVSGLKDMCLLSNDIYDYYIVSQGKTTIPNVDDGEECLLTDQAFDILGFTQEEKDNVYKITAAVMHMGCMKFKQRGREEQAEADGTEDGEKVAKLLGVDCPDLYKNLLKPRIKVGNEFVTQGRNKDQVTNSVGALCKGMFDRLFKWLVKKCNETLDTKQKRQHFIGVLDIAGFEIFDYNGFEQLCINFTNEKLQQFFNHHMFVLEQEEYKKEGINWTFIDFGMDLLACIDLIEKPMGILSILEEESMFPKATDQTFVEKLNNNHLGKSAPYLKPKPPKPGCQAAHFAIGHYAGNVGYNITGWLEKNKDPLNDTVVDQFKKGANKLLVEIFADHPGQSGDAGAGGGGKGGRGKKGGGFATVSSAYREQLNNLMTTLRSTQPHFVRCIIPNELKQAGLIDSHLVMHQLTCNGVLEGIRICRKGFPNRMVYPDFKLRYKILAPQAAEKETDPKKIAQVILEATGLDVESYRLGHTKVFFRAGVLGQMEELRDDRLSKIVSWLQAYIRGYLSRKDFKKLQEQRLALQVVQRNLRKYLQLRTWPWWKLWQRVKPLLNVTRVEDEIAKLEEKAQKAQEAFEKEEKLRKEVEALNSKLLEEKQALLASLEGEKGSLSETQERANKLQAQKADLEGQLRDTQDRLTQEEDARNQLFQAKKKLEQEISGLKKDVEDLELNIQKSEQDKATKDHQIRNLNDEIAHQDELINKLNKEKKLQGESNQKTSEELQAAEDKVNHLNKVKQKLEQTLDELEDSLEREKKLRGDVEKQRRKVEGDLKLTQEAVSDLERNKKELEQTIQRKDKEISSLTAKLEDEQSLVSKVQKQIKELQARIEELEEEVESERQARAKAEKQRADLARELEELGERLEEAGGATSAQIELNKKREAELSKLRRDLEEANIQHESTLANLRKKHNDAVAEMGEQLDQLNKLKAKAEKERSQYFSEVNDLRAGLDHLSNEKAAQEKIVKQLQHQLNEVQGKADESNRTLNDLDAAKKKLSIENSDLLRQLEEAESQVSQLSKIKVSLTTQLEDTKRLADEEARERATLLGKFRNLEHDLDNIREQVEEEAEGKADLQRQLSKANAEAQLWRSKYESEGVARSEELEEAKRKLQARLAEAEETIESLNQKVVALEKTKQRLSTEVEDLQLEVDRATAIANAAEKKQKAFDKIIGEWKLKVDDLAAELDASQKECRNYSTELFRLKGAYEEGQEQLEAVRRENKNLADEVKDLLDQIGEGGRNIHEIEKARKRLEAEKDELQAALEEAEAALEQEENKVLRAQLELSQVRQEIDRRIQEKEEEFENTRKNHQRALDSMQASLEAEAKGKAEALRMKKKLEADINELEIALDHANKANAEAQKNIKRYQAQIKDLQTALEEEQRARDDAREQLGISERRANALQNELEESRTLLEQADRARRQAEQELGDAHEQLNELSAQSASLSAAKRKLESELQTLHSDLDELLNEAKNSEEKAKKAMVDAARLADELRAEQEHAQTQEKLRKALEQQIKELQVRLDEAEANALKGGKKAIQKLEQRVRELENELDGEQRRHADAQKNLRKAERRIKELTFQAEEDRKNHERMQDLVDKLQQKIKTYKRQIEEAEEIAALNLAKFRKAQQELEEAEERADLAEQAISKFRGKGRAGSAARGVSPAPQRTRPAFDGFGTFPPRFDLAPENDF, encoded by the exons ATGCCGAAGCCACAAGTACAAGAGGGCGAGGACCCCGATCCGACCCCATACCTGTTCGTCTCTCTCGAACAAAAGCGTATCGACCAGAGCAAGCCCTACGATGGCAAGAAGGCTTGCTGGGTTCCAGACGAAAAAGAGGGCTTCGTGCAGGGTGAAATTAAGGCCACCAAGGGCGACCTGGTGACCGTTAACCTTCCCGGAGGCGAG GAGAAGACATTAAAAAAGGAACTCCTCTCACAAGTAAACCCGCCGAAATTCGAGAAAGTCGAAGACATGGCTGACCTGACGTACCTTAACGAGGCTGCCGTACTTCACAATCTTCGACAACGATACTATGCGAaacttatatat ACGTACTCGGGTCTCTTCTGTGTCGCCATCAACCCTTACAAGAGATTCCCCGTGTACACGTTCCGATGTGCCAAGCTTTACCGAGGCAAGCGTCGTTCGGAAGTGCCACCCCACATTTTCGCCATTTCCGACGGCGCCTACGTCAACATGTTGACCAACCACGAGAATCAATCTATGTTGATTAC CGGTGAGTCTGGTGCCGGAAAGACTGAGAACACGAAGAAGGTAATTGCTTACTTCGCCACCGTTGGTGCAGCGCAAAAGAAGGACCCTACCCAGGACAAGAAGGGATCCCTGGAAGACCAGGTCGTCCAAACTAACCCTGTGCTTGAAGCCTTCGGTAACGCCAAGACTGTGCGTAACGACAACTCCTCCCGTTTC GGTAAATTCATCCGTATTCACTTCGGCCCCTCTGGAAAACTGGCTGGTGCTGACATTGAGACCT ACCTGCTCGAGAAGGCTCGTGTAATTTCCCAGCAAGCCCTTGAGCGTTCTTACCACATCTTCTACCAGATGATGTCTGGTTCCGTAAGCGGTCTTAAAG ACATGTGTCTGCTGTCAAACGAcatatatgattattacatcGTATCGCAAGGAAAAACTACAATCCCAAACGTAGATGATGGCGAGGAATGTCTTTTGACCGAT CAAGCCTTCGACATTCTTGGTTTCACTCAAGAAGAGAAGGACAATGTTTACAAGATCACCGCCGCTGTAATGCACATGGGTTGTATGAAGTTCAAGCAGAGGGGTCGTGAAGAACAGGCTGAAGCTGATGGCACTGAG gaTGGTGAAAAGGTTGCCAAGCTGCTCGGCGTTGACTGCCCGGACCTGTACAAGAACTTACTGAAGCCCCGCATCAAGGTCGGAAACGAGTTCGTGACCCAGGGTCGTAACAAGGACCAAGTCACCAACTCCGTCGGTGCTCTTTGTAAGGGCATGTTCGATCGTCTCTTCAAGTGGCTCGTCAAGAAGTGTAACGAAACCCTAGACACCAAACAGAAGAGACAGCACTTCATCGGTGTACTGGATATTGCTGGTTTCGAAATCTTCGAC tacaacGGTTTCGAGCAACTCTGCATTAACTTCACAAACGAGAAGCTCCAGCAATTCTTTAACCATCACATGTTCGTACTCGAACAAGAGGAATACAAGAAAGAGGGCATCAACTGGACTTTCATCGATTTCGGAATGGACTTGTTAGCTTGTATCGATTTGATCGAGAAG CCTATGGGTATCCTCTCAATTCTTGAGGAAGAGTCTATGTTCCCGAAAGCTACCGACCAGACATTCGTTGAGAAGTTGAACAACAACCACTTGGGTAAATCTGCTCCTTACCTGAAGCCTAAACCCCCCAAGCCTGGTTGCCAAGCCGCTCACTTCGCTATTGGTCACTACGCCGGTAAT GTCGGTTACAACATCACCGGATGGCTGGAAAAGAACAAGGACCCTCTTAACGACACTGTCGTTGACCAGTTCAAGAAGGGTGCCAACAAACTGTTGGTGGAAATTTTCGCTGACCATCCTGGCCAGTCTGGTGATGCTGGTGCTGGTGGTGGCGGCAAGG GAGGTCGCGGTAAGAAGGGAGGTGGTTTTGCTACTGTCTCCTCTGCCTACAGg GAACAACTTAACAATTTGATGACAACGCTGAGGTCCACTCAACCTCACTTCGTGCGTTGTATCATTCCCAATGAATTGAAACAGGCTG GTCTCATCGACTCTCACCTTGTGATGCACCAGCTCACCTGTAACGGTGTGCTTGAAGGCATCCGTATTTGCCGTAAAGGTTTCCCCAACAGGATGGTCTACCCTGACTTCAAGCTCCG CTACAAGATCCTGGCCCCTCAAGCAGCGGAAAAAGAAACTGACCCTAAGAAAATCGCCCAAGTCATCTTAGAAGCTACGGGCTTGGATGTCGAGTCCTACCGTCTGGGTCATACCAAG GTATTCTTCCGCGCTGGTGTTCTGGGTCAGATGGAAGAGTTGCGTGACGACAGACTGTCTAAGATCGTATCTTGGCTCCAGGCCTACATCCGCGGTTACCTTTCCCGTAAGGACTTCAAGAAGTTGCAGGAACAGag ATTGGCTCTCCAAGTTGTCCAACGCAACTTGCGCAAGTACTTGCAGCTCCGCACCTGGCCATGGTGGAAACTGTGGCAGAGGGTCAAGCCCCTCCTCAACGTCACCCGCGTCGAGGATGAGATCGCG AAACTGGAGGAGAAGGCTCAAAAGGCCCAGGAGGCTTTTGAGAAGGAAGAGAAGCTCCGCAAGGAGGTCGAGGCCCTCAACTCTAAACTGCTTGAGGAGAAGCAGGCCCTACTTGCTTCTCTCGAGGGAGAGAAGGGTTCTCTCTCTGAAACCCAGGAGCGTGCCAACAAACTCCAAGCACAGAAGGCTGATCTCGAGGGTCAACTTAGg GACACACAAGACCGTCTCACCCAGGAGGAGGATGCCCGCAACCAGCTATTCCAAGCCAAGAAGAAGTTGGAACAGGAAATCTCTGGCCTGAAGAAAGATGTAGAAGACCTCGAACTTAACATCCAGAAGTCTGAACAAGACAAGGCTACCAAAGACCACCAAATCCGCAACTTAAACGATGAAATCGCCCACCAGGACGAGCTCATTAACAAACTCAACAAGGAAAAGAAACTTCAAGGAGAATCTAACCAGAAGACCTCTGAGGAGCTGCAAGCCGCCGAAGACAAGGTTAACCACCTTAACAAGGTCAAGCAGAAGCTCGAGCAGACCCTTGATGAGCTCGAAGACTCATTGGAGCGTGAAAAGAAACTGCGTGGTGATGTTGAGAAGCAGAGGAGGAAGGTTGAAGGCGACCTTAAACTTACCCAGGAAGCCGTCTCTGACCTCGAACGCAACAAAAAGGAACTCGAACAAACTATTCAGCGCAAGGACAAGGAAATCTCATCTCTCACTGCCAAGCTCGAAGACGAACAATCTTTGGTCAGCAAGGTCCAGAAACAGATCAAGGAACTGCAAGCCCGCATCGAGGAACTGGAAGAAGAAGTCGAATCCGAACGCCAGGCCCGTGCTAAGGCTGAGAAGCAGCGCGCTGATCTCGCTCGTGAACTCGAAGAGTTGGGTGAACGTCTCGAGGAAGCCGGTGGTGCCACCTCTGCCCAAATTGAACTCAACAAGAAGCGTGAGGCTGAGCTCAGCAAGCTCCGTCGTGACTTGGAGGAGGCTAACATTCAGCACGAGTCCACCCTCGCCAACCTCCGCAAGAAGCACAACGATGCCGTTGCGGAAATGGGTGAGCAGCTCGACCAGCTCAACAAGCTTAAGGCTAA GGCTGAGAAAGAGCGCTCTCAATACTTTAGCGAAGTCAATGACCTTCGCGCCGGTCTCGACCACTTGTCCAACGAAAAG GCTGCTCAAGAAAAGATCGTCAAGCAACTTCAACACCAGCTCAACGAGGTTCAAGGCAAGGCTGATGAATCCAACCGCACCCTCAACGACCTGGATGCCGCTAAGAAGAAGTTGTCGATTGAGAACTCCGACCTGCTCCGCCAGTTGGAGGAGGCTGAGTCCCAGGTGTCGCAGCTCTCCAAGATTAAGGTGTCGCTCACCACACAGTTGGAGGACACCAAGAGGCTCGCTGACGAAGAGGCCAGG GAACGCGCTACTTTGCTCGGCAAGTTCCGCAACCTCGAACACGATTTGGACAACATCCGCGAGCAAGTGGAAGAGGAAGCCGAAGGCAAGGCTGACCTACAGCGTCAACTGTCCAAGGCTAACGCTGAAGCTCAACTCTGGCGCTCCAAGTACGAGTCCGAAGGTGTTGCTCGCTCCGAGGAACTCGAAGAAGCCAAGCGCAAACTTCAAGCCCGTCTCGCCGAAGCCGAAGAAACTATCGAGTCTCTCAACCAGAAGGTTGTTGCTCTCGAGAAGACCAAGCAGCGTCTTTCCACCGAAGTCGAGGACTTGCAACTCGAGGTTGACCGTGCCACTGCCATCGCTAACGCTGCTGAGAAAAAACAGAAGGCGTTCGATAAGATCATTGGTGAATGGAAACTCAAGGTCGATGACCTTGCTGCTGAACTTGACGCCAGCCAAAAGGAATGCCGTAACTACTCTACCGAATTATTCCGCCTTAAGGGTGCCTACGAGGAAGGTCAGGAACAACTCGAGGCCGTACGCCGTGAAAACAAGAACCTCGCTGATGAAGTCAAGGATCTCCTTGACCAGATTGGCGAAGGTGGCCGCAACATCCATGAAATCGAGAAGGCCAGGAAGCGTCTTGAAGCCGAAAAGGACGAACTCCAAGCTGCTCTCGAGGAAGCCGAAGCAGCTCTTGAACAAGAAGAGAACAAGGTTCTGCGCGCTCAACTCGAGCTGTCTCAAGTCAGACAGGAGATCGACAGGAGGATCCAGGAGAAGGAAGAAGAATTCGAAAACACCCGCAAGAACCACCAACGTGCCTTGGACTCTATGCAAGCTTCCCTTGAAGCAGAGGCTAAGGGCAAGGCTGAGGCCCTGCGCATGAAGAAGAAGTTGGAGGCTGACATCAACGAGCTCGAGATCGCCCTCGACCACGCCAACAAAGCTAACGCTGAAGCCCAGAAGAACATTAAACGTTACCAGGCACAGATCAAGGACCTCCAAACTGCCTTGGAAGAAGAACAGCGTGCTCGTGATGATGCCCGCGAACAGCTTGGAATCTCAGAGCGTCGTGCAAATGCCCTCCAAAATGAGCTCGAAGAATCGCGTACGCTTCTTGAACAAGCCGACCGTGCCCGCCGCCAAGCTGAACAAGAACTTGGTGATGCCCACGAACAGCTCAACGAACTTTCTGCTCAAAGCGCTTCCCTCTCTGCTGCTAAGAGGAAACTCGAGTCCGAGCTCCAGACCCTGCACTCTGACCTTGATGAACTCCTTAACGAGGCTAAGAACTCCGAGGAGAAGGCAAAGAAGGCCATGGTTGATGCTGCCAGGCTTGCCGACGAACTCCGTGCTGAGCAAGAACACGCCCAGACACAGGAGAAACTTCGCAAGGCACTTGAACAGCAGATCAAGGAATTGCAAGTCAGGCTTGACGAAGCTGAAGCTAACGCGCTCAAGGGAGGCAAGAAGGCCATCCAGAAACTTGAACAAAGAGTCAGGGAGCTTGAAAACGAGCTCGACGGTGAACAGAGGAGGCACGCTGATGCACAGAAGAACCTGCGCAAGGCTGAGAGACGCATCAAGGAATTAACCTTCCAGGCTGAAGAAGACCGCAAGAACCACGAACGTATGCAGGACCTGGTTGACAAACTGCAGCAGAAGATCAAGACCTACAAGAGGCAGATCGAAGAAGCCGAAGAGATCGCCGCCCTTAACTTGGCTAAGTTCCGTAAGGCACAGCAGGAATTGGAAGAAGCTGAAGAAAGGGCAGACCTTGCCGAGCAAGCTATCAGCAAATTCCGTGGCAAGGGACGCGCGGGATCAGCTGCGAGAGGAGTCAGTCCGGCG CCCCAACGTACGCGCCCCGCCTTTGACGGTTTCGGCACCTTCCCACCAAGGTTCGACCTGGCGCCCGAAAACGATTTCTAA